One window from the genome of Brachyspira sp. SAP_772 encodes:
- the fliM gene encoding flagellar motor switch protein FliM, with the protein MTEVLSQSEIDALLSAISSGEVLDNIDTKRVEVEHRKIKIYDFKRPDKFSKDQIRTLQMMHENFARVTTTSLSAQLRTLVGIHVASVDQLTYEEFIRSVSNPSTLAIVSMDPLKGSSILEIDPSITFTIIDRLFGGAGESPKNLNRELTDIELSVMEGIIVRILGNLREAWSQVIDLRPRLGSIETNPQFAQMVSPNDMVVLITLETKVADVEGMMNFCIPYITIEPILSKFSAQYWYASVRRGSTSENLKIIKEKLQNIYVETSAELGSMQLPLSDILNLQKGDVVKFTETKITDPVIFKIGTRKKFLCRPGISGSRMAVQLTGVMDGETDITEDDLLKEED; encoded by the coding sequence ATGACAGAAGTATTGTCACAAAGTGAAATAGATGCATTATTAAGTGCTATATCATCTGGTGAAGTGTTGGATAATATTGATACTAAACGTGTAGAAGTAGAACATAGAAAGATTAAGATTTACGACTTTAAGCGTCCTGACAAATTCTCTAAAGACCAAATAAGAACGCTTCAAATGATGCACGAAAACTTTGCACGTGTTACTACAACTTCATTATCAGCTCAGTTAAGAACTTTAGTAGGTATTCACGTAGCAAGCGTAGACCAGCTTACTTATGAAGAGTTTATAAGAAGTGTAAGCAATCCATCTACTTTGGCTATTGTGAGTATGGACCCTTTAAAAGGAAGTTCTATTTTAGAGATTGACCCATCTATTACTTTTACTATTATAGATAGGTTGTTTGGAGGAGCTGGAGAGAGTCCTAAAAACTTAAATAGAGAATTAACAGATATTGAGTTGTCTGTTATGGAAGGTATTATAGTAAGAATATTGGGTAACTTAAGAGAGGCTTGGTCTCAGGTAATAGACTTAAGACCGCGTTTAGGTTCCATAGAAACTAACCCTCAGTTTGCTCAGATGGTTAGCCCTAATGACATGGTTGTACTTATTACTTTAGAAACAAAGGTTGCGGATGTTGAAGGTATGATGAACTTTTGTATACCTTATATTACTATTGAACCTATACTTTCTAAATTCTCTGCTCAATATTGGTATGCTTCAGTAAGAAGAGGAAGTACTAGCGAAAACTTAAAAATTATTAAAGAAAAATTACAAAATATATATGTTGAAACTTCGGCTGAACTTGGTTCTATGCAATTACCATTATCAGACATTCTTAATTTGCAAAAGGGCGATGTTGTTAAGTTTACAGAAACTAAGATTACTGACCCTGTGATATTCAAGATTGGTACTAGGAAGAAATTCTTATGCCGTCCGGGTATATCTGGAAGCAGAATGGCTGTACAGCTTACTGGTGTTATGGATGGC
- a CDS encoding DUF4026 domain-containing protein, giving the protein MDYNEKLYNVFSNKEHRLESWMAAVFSKEYDHNVTIDELRDILAEENNFIVTELKEVEKEDYIRENSKWEVILKAEYVEDYECNDCSEECDDDCCGKGHECSHNHEEEHKCSCGHNHEEQHQCSCSHDHEENHQCSCGNHDKEIKQNDELTFYIALIDAKTVTENVPEIFSVNTITEENYKEALEVNYAIHISTVFQNYPLTDYQRQLQLLNSIVPDASLFLDMSCSKAHSGDWLAYTSTFSLLPSLDYLYTIHAVYDDDKDPNKVEYWFHTHGLYRAGVIELEIVGVEDPNAHYGELLSTVAKLFIERGAPEKGFKFTPAYGVSVCWLPWQEALEKLNIDKDFSGSYKDRNDNIHNTPSGVLVAIDEKGNYHTMDYYKDKLTDNPIFMLSNFETAIMREAAFEKIEYFIELLSKKKKDEDISFLVKLGYAKEDEDPNDLEHLWFEVHDFTDDGYFDATLLNEPYKDLNMHEGDRGKHSIDNLTDWIIYYKSIQYDSKNIYLLFED; this is encoded by the coding sequence ATGGATTATAATGAGAAACTATATAATGTATTTTCAAACAAAGAGCATAGATTAGAATCTTGGATGGCTGCAGTATTTTCTAAAGAATATGATCATAATGTAACTATAGATGAGCTTAGAGATATTTTAGCAGAAGAAAACAATTTTATAGTTACAGAGTTAAAAGAGGTAGAAAAAGAAGACTATATAAGAGAAAACTCCAAATGGGAAGTAATACTAAAAGCAGAATATGTAGAAGATTATGAATGCAATGATTGCAGTGAAGAATGCGATGATGATTGCTGCGGCAAAGGACATGAATGCTCTCATAATCATGAAGAAGAACATAAGTGCTCATGCGGACACAACCATGAAGAGCAGCATCAATGCTCATGTTCTCATGATCACGAAGAAAACCATCAATGCTCTTGCGGCAATCATGATAAAGAAATAAAACAAAATGATGAGCTTACATTCTACATAGCTCTAATAGATGCCAAAACTGTAACTGAAAATGTGCCTGAAATATTCTCGGTTAATACAATAACAGAAGAAAATTATAAAGAGGCACTAGAAGTAAATTATGCCATACATATATCAACAGTATTTCAAAATTATCCCCTTACAGACTATCAAAGACAATTACAATTATTAAATAGCATAGTACCAGATGCATCATTATTTTTAGATATGTCTTGCTCTAAAGCACATTCTGGAGATTGGCTTGCATACACTTCAACTTTCTCGCTTTTGCCTTCATTAGACTACCTTTATACTATTCATGCCGTATATGATGATGATAAAGACCCAAACAAAGTAGAATATTGGTTTCATACGCATGGTTTATATAGAGCTGGGGTTATAGAATTAGAGATAGTTGGTGTTGAGGATCCTAATGCTCATTATGGAGAATTATTAAGCACAGTAGCAAAACTATTTATAGAGAGAGGGGCACCTGAAAAAGGTTTTAAATTTACTCCTGCTTATGGTGTTAGTGTTTGCTGGCTTCCTTGGCAAGAGGCTTTAGAAAAACTTAATATTGACAAAGATTTCTCAGGTAGCTATAAAGACAGAAATGATAATATACATAATACTCCTTCTGGTGTATTAGTGGCTATAGATGAAAAAGGTAATTATCATACTATGGACTACTATAAAGATAAACTTACAGATAATCCTATTTTTATGCTTAGCAATTTTGAAACTGCTATAATGAGAGAAGCTGCTTTTGAAAAAATTGAATATTTTATAGAGCTATTATCAAAGAAAAAGAAAGATGAAGATATTTCATTTTTAGTAAAATTGGGTTATGCCAAAGAAGATGAAGACCCTAATGATTTAGAGCATTTATGGTTTGAGGTTCATGATTTTACTGATGATGGATATTTTGATGCAACATTACTAAACGAGCCTTATAAAGATTTGAATATGCATGAGGGGGATAGAGGAAAGCATAGTATAGATAATCTTACAGATTGGATAATATACTATAAATCTATACAATATGACTCTAAAAATATATATTTATTATTTGAAGATTAA
- the pyrR gene encoding bifunctional pyr operon transcriptional regulator/uracil phosphoribosyltransferase PyrR has product MRVLLKAEDYEKVLPRLAAEVIEKENMDKLSIVGIRRRGDYLAVRLKKLIEERINIDIPIGAIDINLYRDDLSTLSEFPEIKETDIPFDITGKTILLVDDVLYTGRTIRAALNALFEYGRPQRVVLLVLVDRFGRELPLSANYVGLALNVPADQYISVRIKELEGEDIVLLKDKA; this is encoded by the coding sequence ATGAGAGTTTTATTAAAAGCCGAAGATTATGAAAAAGTGCTTCCAAGACTTGCTGCTGAAGTAATTGAGAAAGAAAATATGGATAAACTTTCTATTGTTGGCATAAGAAGAAGAGGCGATTATTTGGCTGTTAGACTTAAAAAACTTATAGAAGAGAGAATAAATATAGATATACCTATAGGTGCAATCGATATTAACCTCTATAGAGATGATTTATCTACTTTGTCTGAATTCCCTGAAATTAAAGAAACTGATATACCTTTTGATATTACAGGAAAGACTATTCTTCTTGTAGACGATGTACTTTATACTGGCAGAACTATTAGGGCTGCTTTGAATGCTTTATTTGAATATGGAAGGCCGCAGAGGGTTGTTTTGCTTGTATTGGTTGATAGATTTGGAAGAGAACTTCCTTTGTCTGCAAATTATGTTGGACTTGCTTTAAATGTACCTGCTGATCAATATATATCTGTAAGAATAAAAGAATTAGAAGGTGAAGATATCGTTTTGCTTAAAGATAAAGCTTAA
- the fliL gene encoding flagellar basal body-associated protein FliL — protein MAEQEENLELEEGEEEEQNEAQAKKKFTLSPMIIKILMIVAAILVVALISGLIAFFVSKSVGRAAGVNAGVVDGMIKQPPPTYFAITPEFNVNTADMDVARFVRVSIVLTYTTNVKQLAVELPERGYMIRDRIYSLISSYTYDQLRTNEGREQLKADIKREINSMLKNGQIDDILFDSFLLS, from the coding sequence ATGGCAGAACAAGAAGAAAACTTAGAATTAGAAGAAGGCGAAGAAGAGGAACAAAACGAAGCTCAAGCAAAGAAAAAATTCACTTTAAGCCCGATGATAATAAAAATACTAATGATAGTGGCTGCCATTTTAGTAGTTGCTTTAATATCTGGACTTATAGCATTTTTTGTTTCTAAGAGCGTAGGAAGAGCTGCAGGAGTAAATGCTGGTGTGGTAGATGGTATGATTAAACAGCCGCCTCCAACATATTTTGCTATTACTCCAGAGTTTAATGTTAATACTGCTGATATGGATGTTGCAAGATTTGTTAGAGTAAGCATAGTATTGACTTACACTACTAATGTTAAGCAATTAGCAGTAGAGCTTCCAGAGAGAGGATATATGATAAGAGATAGAATATATTCTTTGATAAGTTCTTATACTTATGATCAATTAAGAACTAATGAAGGAAGAGAGCAATTAAAGGCTGATATTAAACGTGAAATAAACAGTATGTTAAAAAACGGACAAATAGATGATATATTATTTGATAGTTTCTTGTTGAGTTAA